DNA from Petropleomorpha daqingensis:
CCCTCCCGCGCCTGGGCGGCGGTGCTGCGCCGGGCGGGATCCTTGGCGAGCAGCGCGCGCACCACCGGCTCGAGCGGGCCGGCCCGGACCATCGGCGCCGGGTCCTCCGCGACGACCGCCATCGCGGTGGCCATCGGCTCGCCGCGGCTGAACGGCGGGCGGCCCTCGACGGCCGCGTAGAGGGTCGCGCCGAGCGACCAGAGGTCCATCGCCGGCCCGGGCTCGTCGCCGTGCAGGCGCTCGGGGGACATGAACGACGGCGAGCCGATCAGCGCGCCCTGCGTCGTCAGCGGGGTCTCACCCAGACTCGTGGCGATGCCGAAGTCGGTCAGGCAGGCGTGCCCGTCGCGCTCCACCAGCACGTTGGCCGGCTTGACGTCGCGGTGCACGATGCCGGCGGCGTGCGCGGCCTCCAGCGCCGACAGGACGTCGAGGCCGATCGTCGCCACCGCCCGCGGCGAGAGCGGCCCGCCGTGCTCGAGCAGCGACTGCAGGCTGTCGGCGTCGACGTGCTCGAGCACCAGCCAGGGCTTGCCGTCCTCCTCGACCACGTCGTAGACGGTCGTGACGCGCGGGTGGTCCAGCCGGGCCGCCGCCCGCGCCTCGCGCAGGGTGCGCTCGCGCAGCACCCCGCGCTCCTCGTCGGTCAGCCCGATCGCGAAGGTCAGCTCCTTGATCGCGACCTGGCGGTGCAGCACCTGGTCGGTCGCCCGCCAGACGACCCCCATGCCCCCGCGGCCGAGGACGTCGGTGAGCGCGTACCGCCCGCCCAGGACGCGGTCGGCCGTTACCGCTCCTCCTCCTGGTCGGCGGTGCCGGCCTCGGGGCTGCTCTGCGCCTCCAGCTCCTCGGCCTGCTCCGGGGTCTCCATCTCCAGCGCGATGTCGCGCGGCTCGGGCAGGCTGGGCGGGGCGGTGGTCTCGTTGGGTTCGGGCGTCGTCATGGCGCGGATCTGCCCCGTGACCTCGCGACCTACACTCCGGCGGATGCCGATCACCCGGCTCCTGGTGGCCAACCGGGGCGAGATCGCCGTCCGCATCCTGCGGACGGCGGCGGCCCTCGGACTGCGCACGGTCGCGGTCGCCCCGGCCGACGACGCCGGATCGCTGCACGTGCGACGCGCCGACGACGCCGTCCGGCTGGCCGGCGCCGGACCGGCCGCCTACCTCGACGTCGCGGCGATCGTGGCGGCCGCGACGCGGTCGGGCGCCGACGCCGTCCACCCGGGCTACGGGTTCCTCGCCGAGTCAGCCGAGCTGGCCCGCCGCTGCGCCGAGGCCGGGCTGGTCCTCGTCGGCCCCGACCCGTCGGCGCTGGAGCTGTTCGGCGACAAGGGCCGCGCGCGGGCACGGGCGCGGGAGCTCGGCGTCCCGGTGCTCCGTGCGACCGACGGCCCGACCGACCTGGACGAGGCCCGTGCGTTCCTGCGCGAGGTCGGACCGGTCATGGTCAAGGCGCTGGCCGGGGGCGGTGGCCGCGGCCAGCAGCCGGTGCGGTCGGCCGAGGAGCTGCCCGAGGCGCTCGATCGGTGCCGGTCGGAGGCCCGCGCCGCCTTCGGCGTCGCCGACGTGCACCTCGAGGAGCTGTGGACCGGAGCGCGGCACGTCGAGGTGCAGGTGGCCGGGGACGGCGAGACGGCGGTCGCGCTCGGCGACCGCGACTGCAGC
Protein-coding regions in this window:
- a CDS encoding serine/threonine-protein kinase, which encodes MGGRYALTDVLGRGGMGVVWRATDQVLHRQVAIKELTFAIGLTDEERGVLRERTLREARAAARLDHPRVTTVYDVVEEDGKPWLVLEHVDADSLQSLLEHGGPLSPRAVATIGLDVLSALEAAHAAGIVHRDVKPANVLVERDGHACLTDFGIATSLGETPLTTQGALIGSPSFMSPERLHGDEPGPAMDLWSLGATLYAAVEGRPPFSRGEPMATAMAVVAEDPAPMVRAGPLEPVVRALLAKDPARRSTAAQAREGLQAVLAGAEVPPTTPPPPPPPPVAHESVHRFDAADLKQLAAASAAVLGSVARDARDQARTLVERRRQTAAGRPPSAPQRRRRFKKRWVVVPVVTALVVVLAVLGGLVWLVLHVLGLG